Part of the Benincasa hispida cultivar B227 chromosome 11, ASM972705v1, whole genome shotgun sequence genome, TTTATCAAGGTCACATTCCCTTATTTACCACTAGGCCAATTCATGATGgttttttgaatttcaattattaaaaaaactcTCTATATAGAAAGtgtgtttatttatttagagaGAATCTTTCATAGTAAtgtccatattttttttattactattttgTGTTGGTCATCTCATAtggaaatgttttatttttaacatcctttaatggtgttttttttttttttttcaattcttttctttatttttataattaattatttaacataattctaataatgttttaaattttgacaTTGAGTGAACACAATGTGGTCCTTcatattttgataatttcaattttaccctcaaagtaataatataattgtcAAAACAAGTCTATGTTTCAATAAcattatagaaaataaataaagaaattgtgTGACATGGCATGAAGGTTcaaaaatattgttaaaaatAGCAgaagatgcatatttaatatttaaaaaataagaaagaaaagggCATAAAGGAATTATGACTCAattcaaaacaaataaaacgaATATTATTatgggaaaaaaatcaaattattgtATGACAAGAATTTACAGgagaatgaaaacaaaaaaacaaaaataatgtactatttttaaatgtaaaaataaTTCACTAggagttgaaaaataaaataaaatagtgagTGAGGAATGGGAAGCACATTCTCATCCACAAAAGCCATCTATCAAAGGGTCCCTCCTTTCTTATCCATCCTTGTTGGCCCAgcacaattaaattaatacataatatttttcaaCTCCATTTTCATTCTTTCACAAAACAAATATGGCTATCAGTTAATCTGAATAGAAGGGAAAAATATACCATTTTGTAGAAGatcccaaaatatatatatatctgattgatcctaaattttaaaatattaaaattttaatcgttaaatttatagtttgatttcaatttaatccctaaatttctaaatgttataattttattcaagagaattgaatcttgttttaatttagtctctTGGTTTCGAAATTCACTTTTAGcctcatttttcactaaatagaCATGTTTGATCTTTGACACTagtgtttattaattaatttaaaataaatatgaagtaaaattttaaatttaattttattagtaatgagaaaaataatgaaacttaattaatttaagttctTCTAAATCCTTTAGATTAAAAAGTTGAGTATTCAATAAAAGTTTGAGATTAAAACTTTAGATGCTTGAATCTTGAGTTGATAAAAATTATCaattgaaaccaaactaaaaaaattaaggatTAAGGGGGTGTTTGGATCACCAACTTGAGTTGATAAAAATTATCAATTCAATATTTGATCTACCGACTTTGCTTGTTATATTACGAATTCATCCCAACTCAACATATTTCTCCCTCGCTCCAATATCTCCAATAGCTCCAATAGCCCTACTTGTCGGCCACCAATGACGATCGATTCCAGCAATAACCACCATCTCACTTTGTTGATGCTATCATGACCAACTCTAATAACCACCTCCATCTTCTGAAAAATACTCACCTCAACaatcaacttcaacaattaCCTTTAATGACAACTCTGCCGACAATCACCTCCGACAACTACCTTTGGTGGTTAACTCCAATGATCACCTTTGGAGTTCCACTCCATTGATCATATCTAACAACTAACTCTAATGCCAAACTCTATTGATCATATACTAAAAGaacaaaaccaaaaccaataaactcaaTCGGTGAAAGTTTtgataaatacaaatttaaaattattagttcACAGTATTTAATAGTCGTTACTTGACATTAAACAGAAAAATTTTGAGTATCTatcaaaccaaacaaacttATGTATAAAAACCTTTTGAGAAAATGTAAACAAACACATAAGACAATGAAAAATTCTTTTAATAGACATATTTTCATTAGATAATCCAAACAAACCCtaactcaagttttttttatgtAGTTAAAAATGACATTTTATATTTAACCTACATAATAAATATACACTTGATAAAGGCATTTGTTTTAAACATGGATTCTCAATTTTAGACATATATAATAAACCTTAATCTACAATTTGACATAagataccaaaaaaaaaaaaaatcttaaatccCTCAATgacctatttattttttttaatatttcaatcatACATTACACTGATGTAGAAGTATATTGTAATTTTCTTATTTGTGTGAAACAAAAGTATTTATTAACCTCAAATATAAGGGTTACAagtagaaaattataaaatataagtaAAGTTCTTAAATTGACATGATCTCAACTAAGTGAAAATTTGGGAAAAAATAAGCAAACAAAAATAGTGCTAGTATAAAATCAAACTTTTTTAGATTGCAAAAGACTCATCAAATACTAGATTTCTTAATAGCTCAACTCAGCACCAGAAATGTTATAGTCTGGATGGGTATATTTGTTTAAGGTTGCTTAGTTTTTTATCTATGAGTTGTTTTGCTGATTGTTTCAGGAAATGTATTACAGAATATCTCTCAGAATGTTGATCATGTAGATTATTTTTTCCTTATATGGAAAATCCTGCATAATTATTCTTCTCGATTTTTCCCCTTATTTAACCTTTGTAGAATTTGAATGGGGctatgtttttccttttttgttgtGCTTATTTAAGACAAAGCTGTATGCTTACTAGGGTTGTCCATTTATGCCTTTGTATTGAAGTTTTGTTCTATGAGTGGCCGAATGACTTGGTTGTATGTTAATCTTAAATATTATGAAGCATGGAGTTTTTATTGATCATGAAATGTTGCTTTAAAATGTCTTATGGAGAAGGTTTCTTTTATCTTTGGAGAAATCTAGGATTTCATTACTTGAGAAGAGATTCTCAAACTTGGGGAGCCTAGATTTATCAAGTAGAGCTTTCTCCCTTTGGAAGTAGAAAGATTATGGTTAAGAGGGAGCCTCATGGAGCCTAAGTGATTGCTTACTAATATTGTTGAGCTTAGGGAGAGACTAAATCTCTTTGAAAGAAAATCTCATGCTTAGAAGGATCCTAAGTGATTATTATCAAATTGAGTTATGTGTATGTTACTGTATTTGCCATTTATTTACAGATAAATACAATGTTGTAATTACTTGAATTTATATTAGTAAAGGTATCTTTCCCGGGCATACTGGCCCCATAATAAATTATGTATATATTGTCAAAAACTAGGTTATCAAACTCCGTGTTTTgtcttttaaaatttatctttGCTTTACTGTTTGTCCTTGCAATCGTTGGAACATTGTGTATAACAAATTTATACAGTATGTTAGATAATGTTATTTTCAAGAAACATAGGCTTTTTAATTCAAGTCAACTCAATTCTACACTCcacaaataattattttcaatttaactAACTCTAGGCATCAAAAGATCCCTAAAAGATAACATTTTGAAGTTTAAGAATCATGAAAAGTAGACAAAAAACTTGAGGTCCAATATAATTATAGTGTTTATGAGAGGAGTTGAATGCTACAGTTCATCATGTAAAGATAGAATGTGGTGATGTAATGCAAATAGCTAGTCTTAATatgatttcttttcctttctagTTCCATGTCCATCTCATTTTGGAGAAGAGAAAGAGGACAGCAACTGAAAGAAGCATTATCATTAATGCAAAACCAAAGGCAAAGAGGATGCAATCAGAATGATCCATCATCACCTACCCATGACCCCATTACTTCACAGCCTGTGAAAATTTTCAAGTTTCAAGTTTCAACTTCATCTCACTGAAAAAAAATCAGTATCAGTGATGAAGAAAGCCGACAATTCAACAATATAATTCCAACCATCCCATGTGGGTTTCTCCCATTTCCCCTTCtctatctctctttcttcttcatatCCTCTCCCATTTTCCCCCTTTCTTTTCCACTCTCACTTTCCCCAttttttctccatcatgtggGAATCTGAGAATGATTCTGTTGCTGTTGCTCGAGATTACGCCAATGGCGTTCCCCCTTCCGCCAAACACGCTCTCAAAACTGACGGTTTCGAGCTCAGAGGAAACTCATGGTACTACCCCCTTTCTTTTAACCTTTCAATTTTTGGCTTCTTCGTACTCAACccctttctctcttttcttattttcttctgTTTTGTTTTAGGAATTTGTTGCTTTGATTTCATTGTGTAGTAATGATGTTGTTTTAGGTATGTTGCAACTGATATCCCAAGTGACCTTTTAGTTCAAGTTGAGGGTGTCAATTTCCATTTGCATAAGGTGTTGTTTAAATCTTCTCTGTTTTCAGATATGGATGaaattgtttttttgttttgatttccTAAATGgggttgttttgttttgttttttttgttttttttttttttttgtgtgtgtatgAACTATAAAGTATCCTCTTCTTTCTAGAAGTGGAAAGATGAACAGATGCATATATGAATCTAGAGACCCGGATTTGAAGAAGGTTGTTTTGGATGATCTTCCTGGTGGGGCTGAAGCGTTTGAACTTGCTGCTAAATTTTGTTATGGAATAGCTGTTGATTTAACTGCAGCCAATATATCTGGCCTTAGATGTGCTGCTGAGTATCTTGAAATGACAGAAGATTTGGAGGAAGgcaatttgattttcaaaactGAAGCATTTCTCAGCTATGTGGTACTCTCTTCATGGAGAGACTCCATTGTTGTGTTGAAAAGCTGCGAGAAGCTCTCGCCGTGGGCTGAGAATCTACAAATTGTTAGAAGATGCAGCGAGTCCATTGCTTGGAAAGCTTGTGCTAATCCTAAAGGAATTAGATGGGCATACACTGGAAAACCCCCAAAAGTTTCTAGCCCCAAATGGAATGATTTGAAGGATTCAAGTCCTAGTAGGAATCAGCTTGTTCCTCCTGATTGGTGGTTTGAGGATGTCTCAATCCTCAGGATTGATCACTTTGTTAGAGTAATCACAGCAATCAAAGTAAAGGGCATGAGGTTTGAATTGATTGGATCATCGATTATGCATTATTCGTCAAAATGGCTTCCTGGTTTGGTTACTGATACGACGAACGCCGGTGATGAAGGAAGTACCAGCACTACTAGTAACACAAGCAGTGGCAGCAGCAGTTGGAAAGGTGGGCTCCATATGATTGTGGCTGGCAACAAGGAAGATCACTCGGCGATTCAGGCGAAAGATCAACGAATGATCATCGAGAGCTTGATCAGCATCATTCCTCCACAGAAAGATTGTGTCTCATGTAGCTTTCTCCTTAAGTTGCTGAGAATGGCAAATATGTTAAAAGTTGCACCAGCATTGGTCACTGAATTGGAGAAAAGAGTTGGAATGCAATTTGAACAAGCCACACTTGTGGATCTTTTGATCCCATCTTACAGCAAGAGCGATACAATGTATGATGTCGATCTTATTCAGAGGCTGCTCGAGCATTTCCTTGTCCAGGAACAGACCGAGATTTCGAGTCCAAGCCGACAATCGTTTTCCGATAAACATATGTACGATGGATCTCAAAGAGGGGCTGTCCCAAATGCCAAGATGAGAGTGGCAAGGCTTGTTGATAGTTATCTAACAGAGGTGGCAAGAGACAGAAACCTTTCCTTGACAAAATTTCAAGTACTGGCTGAAGCTCTGCCAGAATCTGCTCGGACATGTGACGACGGGCTTTACCGAGCTATAGATTCCTATCTTAAGGTAAATAGTTCACAAACTTCTTACAAATCTCCATCAAGTGCTGATTTAATTACATGAACATGTTTGTTAAAGCTGCCTTCAAGATAAAAGAGTTTCAAAACATAATGTGTTTTCTAAGTGAACTGGTGATGACAGGCGCACCCTACGCTCACCGAACACGAGAGGAAGCGTCTATGCCGAGTAATGGACTGTCAAAAGCTCTCCATTGATGCCTGTATGCACGCAGCACAAAACGAAAGGCTCCCATTACGAGTGGTGGTCCAAGTCCTGTTCTCCGAGCAAGTAAAGATAAGCAATGCAATTGCGAATTCGTCGCTAAAAGAAGCAAGTGATTCGCAATTCCAGCCGCTCGTAACGAACCGAAAAACGCTGCTGGAAGCCACACCACAATCATTCCAAGAAGGGTGGGCAACTGCCAAGAAAGACATTAACACACTGAAATTTGAGCTTGAGAGTGTGAAGACCAAGTATCTTGAACTTCAAACTGAAATGGAGAGCTTGCAAAGGCAGTTTGAGAAGGTTAACAAGCAAAAGCAGAGCTCTGCTTGGAGTAGTGGGTGGAAAAAACTGAGCAAACTGACTAAGATTTCAACTTTGGAAACCCCAGAAAATGAAACACAACATCCAAGCATTGGAGAACAGACTAAGAAAGTACACAGAAGATGGAGGAATTCAATATCATGAGAGATAAGCATCAAAGTGCAAATGGGATATCACTTTCATACTTCAACATTTGGGTTATTCTGccttccattttcttttcttttcttttcctctcttttccttttccattgGGTAAGAGAAGAACACAACAgtttaccttttctttttcccagCAATCAATCACTTCATGCTGGTTGGAATAGGCTTTATATAATTCATATGTTTCCCAAATTTGTAATTGTTTCTCTTCACTTCTGATGAGTTTTATGCCATTGTTTCAAATAATTTCTCAGATAACTTTGTAGAAATTTCAAGTTCTATTCTCTTAGATAACTTCTCTAATAAATTTTTGTTCATTCATTTAGGTTAAGAAACAACTATAATTCATGAAAAATTTATTCTTATATGTTCTTCTTAACATTAACTAGGGGTAGAGTGTCGCATTGACATGGTGGTTCTCAATACGAATGAGTTGATTCTAGCCCTCTACCGTTCCTTCCCACTGTTCTATCTTTTAAAATGGCGTGAATTTTGTATTCTTCAGTATTCTCTCTCGTAGGTAGAGATAGTTTTTTTTAGCGAAAAACTAAGGGTGCTCTTTTGGATGCACCTATCTTGATGCATCCAAAGTATAGTCCAATAAAATTCTGACACGtggtatttttatttgttaaaaaaataatttttttctaattctttTTTCATGTGGTAGAGAAGGGGAGCATAAATGATAGGCTGTACCTaattattgctattttttttattatccaGATATATTAAGATTCACTATTCGATGTCTTTCGAGGACATATCAACTATC contains:
- the LOC120091259 gene encoding root phototropism protein 3-like isoform X1, which gives rise to MWESENDSVAVARDYANGVPPSAKHALKTDGFELRGNSWYVATDIPSDLLVQVEGVNFHLHKYPLLSRSGKMNRCIYESRDPDLKKVVLDDLPGGAEAFELAAKFCYGIAVDLTAANISGLRCAAEYLEMTEDLEEGNLIFKTEAFLSYVVLSSWRDSIVVLKSCEKLSPWAENLQIVRRCSESIAWKACANPKGIRWAYTGKPPKVSSPKWNDLKDSSPSRNQLVPPDWWFEDVSILRIDHFVRVITAIKVKGMRFELIGSSIMHYSSKWLPGLVTDTTNAGDEGSTSTTSNTSSGSSSWKGGLHMIVAGNKEDHSAIQAKDQRMIIESLISIIPPQKDCVSCSFLLKLLRMANMLKVAPALVTELEKRVGMQFEQATLVDLLIPSYSKSDTMYDVDLIQRLLEHFLVQEQTEISSPSRQSFSDKHMYDGSQRGAVPNAKMRVARLVDSYLTEVARDRNLSLTKFQVLAEALPESARTCDDGLYRAIDSYLKAHPTLTEHERKRLCRVMDCQKLSIDACMHAAQNERLPLRVVVQVLFSEQVKISNAIANSSLKEASDSQFQPLVTNRKTLLEATPQSFQEGWATAKKDINTLKFELESVKTKYLELQTEMESLQRQFEKVNKQKQSSAWSSGWKKLSKLTKISTLETPENETQHPSIGEQTKKVHRRWRNSIS
- the LOC120091259 gene encoding root phototropism protein 3-like isoform X2; the encoded protein is MYPLLSRSGKMNRCIYESRDPDLKKVVLDDLPGGAEAFELAAKFCYGIAVDLTAANISGLRCAAEYLEMTEDLEEGNLIFKTEAFLSYVVLSSWRDSIVVLKSCEKLSPWAENLQIVRRCSESIAWKACANPKGIRWAYTGKPPKVSSPKWNDLKDSSPSRNQLVPPDWWFEDVSILRIDHFVRVITAIKVKGMRFELIGSSIMHYSSKWLPGLVTDTTNAGDEGSTSTTSNTSSGSSSWKGGLHMIVAGNKEDHSAIQAKDQRMIIESLISIIPPQKDCVSCSFLLKLLRMANMLKVAPALVTELEKRVGMQFEQATLVDLLIPSYSKSDTMYDVDLIQRLLEHFLVQEQTEISSPSRQSFSDKHMYDGSQRGAVPNAKMRVARLVDSYLTEVARDRNLSLTKFQVLAEALPESARTCDDGLYRAIDSYLKAHPTLTEHERKRLCRVMDCQKLSIDACMHAAQNERLPLRVVVQVLFSEQVKISNAIANSSLKEASDSQFQPLVTNRKTLLEATPQSFQEGWATAKKDINTLKFELESVKTKYLELQTEMESLQRQFEKVNKQKQSSAWSSGWKKLSKLTKISTLETPENETQHPSIGEQTKKVHRRWRNSIS
- the LOC120091259 gene encoding root phototropism protein 3-like isoform X3, yielding MNRCIYESRDPDLKKVVLDDLPGGAEAFELAAKFCYGIAVDLTAANISGLRCAAEYLEMTEDLEEGNLIFKTEAFLSYVVLSSWRDSIVVLKSCEKLSPWAENLQIVRRCSESIAWKACANPKGIRWAYTGKPPKVSSPKWNDLKDSSPSRNQLVPPDWWFEDVSILRIDHFVRVITAIKVKGMRFELIGSSIMHYSSKWLPGLVTDTTNAGDEGSTSTTSNTSSGSSSWKGGLHMIVAGNKEDHSAIQAKDQRMIIESLISIIPPQKDCVSCSFLLKLLRMANMLKVAPALVTELEKRVGMQFEQATLVDLLIPSYSKSDTMYDVDLIQRLLEHFLVQEQTEISSPSRQSFSDKHMYDGSQRGAVPNAKMRVARLVDSYLTEVARDRNLSLTKFQVLAEALPESARTCDDGLYRAIDSYLKAHPTLTEHERKRLCRVMDCQKLSIDACMHAAQNERLPLRVVVQVLFSEQVKISNAIANSSLKEASDSQFQPLVTNRKTLLEATPQSFQEGWATAKKDINTLKFELESVKTKYLELQTEMESLQRQFEKVNKQKQSSAWSSGWKKLSKLTKISTLETPENETQHPSIGEQTKKVHRRWRNSIS